One segment of Pseudoalteromonas rubra DNA contains the following:
- a CDS encoding winged helix-turn-helix transcriptional regulator yields MTNTSAPARRVFEQNERCPIRNVVAQIGDKWSILILFALVDGPDRFNALKSRIKGISQRMLTQTLRDMERDGYVKRTVYAEVPVKVEYELTELGRGLAKSAWQLVSWADDHFDEITAARARYDEASQS; encoded by the coding sequence ATGACCAACACAAGCGCCCCTGCTCGCCGGGTATTTGAACAGAACGAGCGGTGCCCAATCCGCAATGTGGTAGCACAAATAGGCGATAAGTGGTCAATTTTAATCCTGTTTGCTTTGGTTGATGGGCCTGACCGGTTCAATGCCTTAAAATCAAGAATTAAGGGCATATCACAGCGCATGCTGACACAGACCTTGCGTGATATGGAACGCGATGGCTATGTCAAACGCACCGTTTATGCAGAAGTACCGGTTAAGGTTGAGTATGAACTCACCGAGCTGGGACGAGGGCTGGCAAAGTCGGCCTGGCAACTGGTGTCGTGGGCCGACGATCACTTTGATGAAATCACCGCAGCCCGTGCCCGTTACGATGAAGCCAGTCAATCATGA
- a CDS encoding tautomerase family protein: MPYIHIRVTDEGVTNAQKQSLIKGTTQLMVDVLGKSPETTFVVIDEVSTDNWGIGFEQVTAIRQRQT; the protein is encoded by the coding sequence ATGCCTTATATTCATATTCGCGTCACCGATGAAGGGGTGACAAACGCACAGAAGCAGTCACTGATCAAAGGCACGACCCAGTTGATGGTCGATGTATTAGGGAAAAGCCCGGAGACCACCTTTGTGGTCATTGATGAAGTCTCGACTGATAACTGGGGCATTGGCTTTGAACAGGTTACCGCGATCAGGCAGCGACAGACTTAA
- a CDS encoding nuclear transport factor 2 family protein — MEHAEMKADLSQVLAIVQCYFKGLHEGNREALWPLFHPDCWLKAPGLRRSLDEWLELVSHRTSPADKGDEFAYQVLAVDLLGQQAMVKVLCPLFEHTYVDFLGLLKEQGRWRIVNKMYADLPHTHQE, encoded by the coding sequence ATGGAGCACGCTGAAATGAAAGCGGATCTGAGTCAGGTCCTGGCCATAGTACAATGTTATTTCAAGGGGTTACATGAAGGTAATCGTGAGGCATTGTGGCCGTTGTTTCATCCTGACTGCTGGCTCAAAGCGCCGGGTTTGAGGCGCAGTCTGGATGAGTGGCTAGAGCTGGTCAGCCATCGCACCTCACCAGCAGACAAAGGCGATGAATTTGCCTATCAGGTGCTGGCGGTAGACTTGCTTGGACAACAGGCCATGGTCAAGGTGTTATGCCCGTTGTTTGAACATACTTACGTTGACTTTCTGGGCTTGCTGAAAGAACAGGGCCGGTGGCGGATAGTCAACAAAATGTATGCGGATTTACCACACACTCACCAGGAGTAG
- a CDS encoding glutathione S-transferase family protein: MYTLYYIQEACSLAVNTILRELEQDVMLIRADTLSDFSTVNPAQQVPVLIDGDEKLVEGAAIMLHLTRKHPSQLLPTKPGPARRRAIEQLLFANATMHPAYSRLFFIARVMEQGAVRQQLFEAAAKGINQLWLQVESQLQSQPFLGGQHASVADILLAVYSRWGAAFEVEITLPPRTAQMIEAVTSMPSFVAALQAEQAQGA, from the coding sequence ATGTACACTCTTTACTACATTCAGGAAGCCTGTTCACTCGCTGTGAACACCATATTACGTGAGCTGGAGCAGGATGTGATGCTTATCCGCGCTGATACCCTCAGCGATTTTTCAACCGTGAATCCTGCCCAACAGGTCCCGGTACTCATAGATGGAGACGAAAAACTGGTTGAAGGGGCTGCGATTATGCTACATCTCACCCGCAAGCATCCCAGCCAGTTGCTGCCCACTAAGCCGGGGCCTGCTCGCCGCCGAGCGATTGAGCAATTGTTGTTTGCCAATGCCACTATGCATCCGGCCTATTCCAGGTTGTTTTTTATCGCGCGTGTCATGGAGCAGGGCGCTGTGCGCCAGCAGCTGTTTGAAGCAGCAGCAAAGGGGATCAATCAGCTATGGCTACAGGTCGAATCTCAGTTGCAATCTCAGCCATTTTTAGGGGGGCAGCATGCGTCAGTCGCCGATATTTTGCTGGCAGTTTACTCGCGCTGGGGGGCCGCATTTGAGGTCGAAATCACACTCCCTCCGCGCACTGCACAGATGATTGAAGCAGTAACCAGCATGCCAAGCTTTGTTGCGGCGTTGCAAGCTGAACAGGCGCAGGGGGCATAA
- a CDS encoding LysR family transcriptional regulator has protein sequence MNKLRAIELFVKLAEVGSFTQVAEQFSTSKSMVSKEISRLEDQLGARLLHRTTRNIQLTQVGEGYLQRARDILSKLEEADTFVQSTQQAPRGKLKINLPMVLGITDLGKMFADFMQAYPSIELDIHLGDEDIDLVEQGFDLGLRATSRPIDSHYIGREITRFDYHICASPQYLATHPDITHPRDLTEHNCFEYRYFKGKNIWPLAEGVKITGTLKANNVLFMLEAIKAGLGIGILPEFACRHAIDAKEVVSILPDSNKPQLTLLALYPARHHVPASVLQCIQFLQHWFTHQYPNNQRII, from the coding sequence ATGAACAAGCTACGTGCCATTGAGCTCTTCGTGAAACTGGCGGAGGTGGGCAGCTTTACCCAGGTTGCAGAACAATTCAGCACATCAAAATCAATGGTCAGCAAAGAAATAAGCCGTCTTGAGGATCAACTGGGCGCACGTTTGTTGCATCGCACCACCCGCAATATCCAGTTGACCCAGGTCGGTGAGGGTTATTTGCAACGTGCCAGGGATATCCTCAGTAAACTGGAGGAGGCAGACACCTTTGTTCAGTCGACACAGCAGGCTCCCAGAGGGAAGCTTAAAATAAATTTACCTATGGTTCTGGGGATCACCGATCTTGGGAAAATGTTTGCGGACTTTATGCAGGCTTATCCGAGTATTGAACTCGACATTCATCTTGGTGATGAGGATATTGACCTGGTTGAGCAAGGGTTTGACCTTGGTCTGCGTGCCACCAGCCGACCCATTGACAGTCATTATATTGGCCGTGAAATCACCCGGTTTGACTACCACATTTGCGCCAGTCCGCAATATCTGGCGACCCACCCAGACATTACACATCCTCGCGATTTGACGGAGCATAACTGCTTTGAATACCGATATTTTAAAGGAAAAAATATCTGGCCGCTGGCTGAAGGCGTCAAAATTACTGGCACATTAAAAGCGAACAATGTTCTGTTTATGCTGGAAGCCATTAAAGCTGGCCTGGGGATAGGTATATTGCCGGAGTTTGCCTGTCGGCATGCCATTGATGCCAAAGAAGTGGTGAGTATTCTGCCGGATAGTAACAAACCGCAACTCACCCTGCTCGCCCTCTACCCAGCCCGTCACCACGTACCAGCCAGCGTGTTGCAATGCATCCAGTTTTTACAGCACTGGTTTACACACCAGTATCCAAACAACCAGCGCATCATTTGA
- a CDS encoding nitrilase-related carbon-nitrogen hydrolase, whose product MKVGFFQFDVAFAEPEQNRDAIKQALMMSHEFDLLLLPELCTTGSIFFDRQQVSELAEDLYQGVSSLLLQTLAQEKSACIVAGLAECHEGQLYNSTLLTGPDGLLGIHRKVHLASTDQLRFVPGKDFCVYEVQGVKIGVLLCYDIWFEDGLEALKQQGVQIILNPSNFCGEDSLEVIQKAAKDYGVYVIAANRLGMDHDCSTGVRFIGNSLIVDPQGAVLAQGDESQQLRIIDIPV is encoded by the coding sequence ATGAAAGTGGGTTTCTTTCAGTTTGACGTGGCGTTTGCTGAGCCTGAGCAAAACCGCGATGCCATCAAGCAAGCGCTGATGATGTCTCATGAGTTTGATCTCTTGTTGCTCCCTGAATTGTGCACCACGGGGAGTATATTCTTCGATCGTCAGCAAGTGAGTGAGCTGGCAGAAGATTTGTATCAGGGGGTATCTTCGTTGTTGTTGCAAACTCTGGCTCAGGAAAAGTCGGCCTGCATTGTTGCTGGCCTGGCTGAATGCCATGAGGGGCAGCTCTACAATAGTACACTGCTAACAGGTCCAGACGGTTTACTTGGCATTCACCGCAAAGTGCATCTAGCGTCAACGGATCAGTTACGATTTGTGCCAGGTAAGGATTTCTGCGTGTATGAAGTTCAGGGGGTCAAAATCGGCGTCTTATTGTGTTACGACATCTGGTTTGAAGATGGGCTGGAGGCGCTTAAACAACAAGGCGTGCAGATTATTCTTAATCCATCTAACTTTTGCGGGGAGGACAGCCTGGAAGTTATCCAAAAGGCGGCCAAAGACTATGGTGTCTATGTGATAGCCGCCAATCGTCTGGGTATGGACCATGACTGTAGTACGGGTGTCCGTTTCATTGGCAACAGCCTTATTGTTGACCCGCAAGGGGCTGTACTGGCGCAGGGAGACGAGTCTCAACAATTGCGGATAATCGATATCCCGGTGTGA
- a CDS encoding alpha-ketoglutarate-dependent dioxygenase AlkB: MTLSLQCDSSYDPDFLTDAQSQALFQWLTDHFDLSQPETITMGDGSEAEILPWKVNLLEPTLAHSGQFGLFHGRQQPWFPLIEQIHQRLTELTGLVFPVCVCLYYPDGEECMDFHCDLPAFGSTNVIPSLSIGAKRTFLIRNTQDHQEVHSVELENGSLFIMGEGFQSRYQHAVPRAPEGAGPRFNLTFRQFDQI; this comes from the coding sequence ATGACGCTGTCATTACAATGCGACTCGAGTTACGACCCCGATTTTTTAACTGACGCGCAAAGTCAGGCTTTGTTTCAGTGGCTGACAGACCACTTTGACCTGTCACAGCCTGAAACCATTACCATGGGGGATGGATCAGAAGCGGAAATTTTGCCCTGGAAAGTAAACTTGCTGGAGCCGACACTTGCGCATTCGGGTCAGTTTGGACTTTTCCATGGCAGGCAACAACCCTGGTTTCCTTTAATTGAGCAGATCCATCAGCGCCTGACAGAGCTGACCGGGCTGGTTTTTCCTGTATGTGTATGCCTGTATTATCCAGACGGAGAAGAGTGCATGGATTTTCACTGTGATTTGCCAGCGTTTGGGTCCACGAATGTTATTCCCTCTTTGAGCATAGGTGCAAAACGCACCTTCCTGATACGTAATACACAAGATCATCAGGAGGTGCACTCGGTTGAGCTGGAAAATGGCTCCTTATTTATTATGGGGGAGGGCTTTCAGTCACGCTATCAACATGCGGTACCTCGGGCACCAGAAGGGGCTGGTCCCCGTTTTAATCTAACGTTTCGCCAATTTGACCAGATCTGA
- the rluA gene encoding bifunctional tRNA pseudouridine(32) synthase/23S rRNA pseudouridine(746) synthase RluA, translating to MLVNYAPPTNPYLDILYQDEHMLVLNKPSGLLSVPGKDPKHWDSVISRVNLVYLNAKIVHRLDMATSGVLCLAMNKAAHRFLSIQFQDRLTAKRYIARVHGHLQQANGSVDLPLICDWPNRPKQMVCHETGKPSLTHFEVLSQETHATRVKLTPITGRSHQLRVHMLSLGHPILGDRLYAQGEALAAASRLQLHAEMLQIRHPDSEDMMTFIAPVPF from the coding sequence GTGTTAGTGAATTACGCTCCCCCTACCAACCCTTATCTTGACATTCTGTATCAGGACGAGCATATGCTGGTATTGAATAAGCCCAGTGGCCTGTTGAGCGTACCGGGGAAAGATCCGAAACACTGGGACAGCGTGATCAGCCGGGTTAACCTCGTCTACCTCAATGCGAAAATTGTGCATCGTTTGGATATGGCAACATCCGGAGTACTGTGCCTGGCGATGAACAAAGCCGCGCATCGCTTTCTCAGTATTCAGTTTCAAGACCGACTCACTGCCAAACGCTATATTGCGAGGGTGCATGGTCACCTGCAACAAGCCAATGGCTCAGTGGATCTGCCGCTGATCTGTGATTGGCCGAACCGCCCTAAACAAATGGTCTGTCATGAGACAGGCAAGCCCTCCTTGACACATTTTGAAGTGTTGTCACAAGAAACGCACGCCACCCGGGTTAAGCTAACGCCTATCACCGGGCGTTCGCATCAGTTGCGTGTTCATATGCTTTCGCTGGGCCACCCAATTTTAGGCGATCGCCTCTACGCTCAGGGCGAGGCACTTGCTGCGGCATCACGACTTCAGCTTCACGCCGAGATGCTACAGATACGTCACCCCGACAGTGAAGACATGATGACCTTTATTGCCCCGGTGCCGTTTTAA
- a CDS encoding M20 metallopeptidase family protein, producing MKTLLSALSLALVSHSAVAYQLNTEVARALPELEALYLHLHQNPELSYQEEQTAKRLAKELRQLGFEVTENIGGHGVVALLRNGEGPTVMIRADTDGLPIVEQTGKSYASKVRVKDASNNEVGVMHGCGHDIHMTSFIGTAQQLANNRDQWQGTLMMVAQPAEEVGAGAKAMLKEGLFSRFAKPDHVLGLHVSASLPAGQVAIAPGYALANVDSVDITVRGKGGHGAYPHTTIDPVVLASRIVLAAQTITSREISPLKPSVITVGSIHGGSKHNIISNEVKLQLTLRSYDPAVREQQIAALERITKGIAQSAGLPPELAPVVYVHEEESIPSTYNTPELAVRVEQSIRSELGDAHVVKAEPVMAGEDFGLYGRTPENIPATIFWLGGVEPEAYRQAQFSGESLPSLHSSKFAPDYPLTIQTGVRAMTASALDLFKTAPGQ from the coding sequence ATGAAAACACTACTATCTGCATTGTCGCTGGCGCTGGTAAGTCACAGCGCAGTGGCTTATCAACTGAACACTGAAGTCGCCCGGGCGTTGCCTGAGCTTGAAGCGCTGTATTTGCACCTGCATCAGAACCCTGAGTTGTCGTATCAGGAAGAGCAAACCGCTAAGCGTCTTGCCAAAGAGCTCAGGCAGCTGGGGTTTGAGGTGACTGAAAACATTGGCGGACACGGCGTTGTGGCACTACTACGCAATGGCGAAGGGCCGACTGTGATGATCCGTGCGGACACCGATGGCTTGCCCATCGTAGAGCAAACCGGCAAGTCTTACGCTTCTAAAGTCAGAGTGAAAGATGCCAGCAATAATGAGGTGGGTGTGATGCATGGGTGTGGTCATGATATTCACATGACTAGCTTTATCGGTACCGCGCAGCAACTGGCTAATAACCGTGATCAATGGCAGGGGACCTTGATGATGGTAGCACAACCGGCAGAAGAAGTCGGGGCTGGTGCAAAAGCCATGCTTAAAGAAGGTTTGTTTAGCCGTTTTGCTAAGCCCGATCATGTACTTGGCCTGCATGTCAGTGCCTCGCTGCCAGCAGGTCAGGTGGCCATAGCGCCAGGCTATGCACTGGCCAATGTCGACTCGGTAGACATTACTGTGCGTGGTAAAGGCGGGCACGGTGCCTATCCACACACCACGATTGACCCTGTGGTACTGGCGTCACGCATTGTGCTGGCTGCGCAAACTATTACCAGTCGGGAGATATCACCCTTAAAGCCTTCGGTGATTACGGTGGGCTCGATCCATGGGGGCTCTAAACACAACATCATCTCTAACGAAGTGAAGCTTCAACTGACCTTACGCTCTTATGATCCGGCGGTACGCGAGCAACAAATTGCAGCGCTGGAACGCATAACGAAAGGCATTGCGCAAAGTGCCGGCCTGCCACCGGAGCTTGCGCCTGTCGTGTATGTGCACGAAGAAGAGAGTATTCCGTCGACGTATAACACGCCTGAACTGGCGGTACGAGTGGAGCAAAGTATTCGTTCGGAGCTGGGCGATGCGCATGTCGTTAAAGCAGAACCTGTGATGGCAGGAGAAGATTTTGGTCTGTACGGTCGTACACCGGAAAACATCCCGGCAACCATATTCTGGTTGGGTGGTGTGGAGCCTGAAGCATACCGGCAGGCCCAATTCTCAGGAGAGTCTTTGCCGTCTCTGCATTCCAGCAAGTTTGCGCCGGACTACCCTTTGACCATTCAAACTGGCGTGCGCGCCATGACGGCCAGCGCGCTGGATTTGTTTAAAACGGCACCGGGGCAATAA
- a CDS encoding HD-GYP domain-containing protein, producing MKTITINDLKPGMFVVGVTQQAGNVRVKSQGWVRTKGAIGALQKAGVLEVEIDPDKTLQTKQQKQVQSDESPHEADVTVHDPWHKTTSVEAELDLATTLYEEAKGLQEKAFADVKAGKAIAVDEFKQTASGFIDSIFRNQDALACIARIREKDSYLLEHSLNVSILMSIFAKHLGLERDIIEQLATGALLHDIGKIKISSQILNKPGKLSDDEYRLMMEHAKYSYEIVGESGLGQIATEIAGFHHERLDGSGYPYGKKADALSQYVRMAAIVDVYDALTAERVYKVGLTPIRAFRILKEGTPEHYDADLLAHFINCIGVYPVGTLVKLKSERIGIVASSNPQEPLKPVVKVFYHAKNMLYTEVKDIDLADKRVTDELEAAIKPEEFSIDLIRFFRHTMMP from the coding sequence GTGAAAACGATTACTATCAACGACTTAAAACCAGGCATGTTTGTTGTTGGTGTCACCCAGCAAGCGGGCAATGTGCGGGTCAAAAGCCAGGGCTGGGTACGCACCAAAGGTGCCATTGGTGCACTGCAAAAAGCCGGCGTGCTGGAAGTGGAAATCGACCCAGACAAAACCCTGCAAACCAAGCAGCAAAAGCAAGTGCAGTCGGATGAAAGCCCTCATGAGGCTGATGTCACTGTACATGATCCGTGGCACAAAACCACCAGTGTCGAAGCCGAGCTGGATCTGGCCACCACTTTGTACGAAGAAGCCAAAGGGTTGCAGGAAAAAGCCTTTGCGGATGTCAAAGCGGGAAAAGCCATCGCCGTTGACGAGTTTAAACAAACCGCATCTGGATTTATTGATTCCATATTTCGTAATCAGGATGCTCTGGCCTGTATTGCCCGGATCCGCGAAAAAGACAGCTACTTACTGGAACATTCACTGAACGTATCCATTTTAATGAGTATTTTTGCCAAGCACCTTGGCCTTGAGCGTGACATCATAGAGCAGCTGGCCACCGGTGCCTTATTACATGATATTGGCAAAATTAAAATTTCCAGTCAGATCCTCAACAAACCCGGAAAACTCAGTGATGATGAGTACCGCTTAATGATGGAGCATGCCAAATACAGTTATGAGATAGTCGGGGAGAGTGGCTTAGGTCAGATAGCGACTGAAATTGCTGGCTTTCATCATGAGCGCCTGGACGGCAGTGGCTACCCCTATGGTAAAAAGGCCGATGCGCTTTCTCAGTATGTTCGCATGGCTGCCATTGTTGACGTATACGATGCCTTAACCGCGGAGCGTGTGTATAAGGTAGGCCTGACACCAATCCGTGCCTTTCGTATTTTAAAAGAGGGCACACCCGAGCATTATGACGCCGATCTGTTGGCGCACTTCATCAATTGTATCGGCGTATACCCAGTCGGTACCCTGGTGAAGCTCAAAAGTGAACGCATTGGCATTGTAGCTTCAAGCAACCCGCAAGAGCCGCTCAAGCCAGTTGTGAAAGTGTTTTATCATGCCAAAAACATGCTTTATACCGAAGTAAAGGACATAGACTTGGCTGATAAGCGGGTAACTGATGAACTAGAAGCGGCGATAAAACCGGAAGAGTTCAGCATTGACCTGATCCGATTCTTTCGCCATACCATGATGCCCTGA
- a CDS encoding general secretion pathway protein GspB: protein MSYLINALKQSQQIDSEQDYQQSRHEQQVRFYRRLSLTLGGALISVCSLSAGYFVGEAVQNVPQSEELVSTADKNDDGTVVAADTQANTQSSPQAQTTQTQTQTAVPATVPAPVTQVPVGNSVVVQPGQIIGQPVNSAVNPVMHSAQRQIHYQWMSVQVGFDSQGQPVYSQQLVPVSANGQIVQQPVGNQYAATQQAYQANSAAVFTPNQGQPIQQPLEDLSGYRVLGVPLEQARANAARQEAERQEAQALAGVPDELKKAFEQAVEDTAPKSEQIASEVLSSTKGSARATPVELLPVQLQNSLPKLRYQAHIYATDAEKRWIKLNNRELYEGDNMGALQLVEITPEQAMFDFDGIEFTLQAMQDWPAE, encoded by the coding sequence ATGTCGTACCTAATCAATGCATTAAAACAATCTCAACAAATCGACTCTGAGCAGGATTATCAACAATCACGTCATGAGCAACAGGTCCGTTTTTATCGCCGTTTGAGCCTTACTTTGGGTGGGGCGCTGATCAGTGTGTGCTCGCTGAGTGCCGGTTATTTTGTTGGAGAGGCGGTTCAGAACGTACCCCAAAGCGAAGAGCTGGTGAGTACAGCAGACAAAAATGATGATGGAACCGTTGTGGCAGCTGATACGCAAGCCAACACACAAAGCAGCCCACAGGCTCAAACAACTCAAACTCAAACTCAGACAGCAGTGCCCGCTACAGTACCTGCGCCAGTAACTCAGGTGCCGGTTGGTAATTCGGTTGTTGTGCAGCCGGGACAAATTATTGGCCAACCGGTTAATAGCGCTGTTAACCCTGTGATGCATAGCGCACAGCGTCAGATCCACTATCAGTGGATGTCTGTTCAGGTGGGTTTTGATTCGCAGGGACAGCCGGTTTATTCACAGCAGCTGGTACCCGTTTCAGCCAATGGCCAGATTGTGCAGCAGCCCGTCGGGAATCAGTATGCGGCGACGCAACAGGCTTATCAAGCCAATAGTGCTGCGGTGTTTACGCCCAATCAGGGGCAGCCGATACAGCAACCGCTAGAAGATTTGAGTGGCTACCGGGTACTTGGTGTGCCTCTGGAGCAAGCCCGCGCTAACGCGGCTCGCCAAGAAGCGGAGCGTCAGGAAGCTCAGGCACTGGCTGGTGTGCCAGATGAACTGAAAAAAGCATTCGAGCAGGCAGTTGAAGACACTGCACCGAAATCTGAACAGATTGCTTCTGAGGTGTTATCCAGTACCAAAGGATCGGCACGGGCTACACCAGTTGAGTTGTTGCCTGTGCAGCTACAAAATAGTTTGCCAAAGTTACGCTATCAGGCACATATTTATGCCACTGACGCTGAAAAGCGCTGGATCAAGCTGAATAACCGAGAGTTATATGAAGGCGATAATATGGGCGCGCTACAACTGGTGGAGATCACACCGGAGCAGGCTATGTTTGACTTTGATGGTATAGAGTTTACGCTGCAGGCCATGCAGGATTGGCCGGCAGAGTAG
- a CDS encoding ExeA family protein has protein sequence MYLRYFGLTEKPFSIAPNPEFLFLSERHKEALAHLTYGLGDAGGFVLLTGEVGTGKTTVTRSMLAQLPDSTQVAFILNPALSEMELLASICDELNIDYDADNATLKSLTDVIKARLLDNHHQGGHTMLIIDEAQHLAAEVLEQLRLLTNLETDHKKLLQIVLVGQPELQQLLKRNELRQLAQRITARYHLLPLTESQVFAYVKHRLNKAGCQTSLFEPQAIAYMHQVTAGIPRLINLLADRCLLGAYSAQQQLVTKAIAVQAAKEALPLDLVPQSSKKSVNMPVLVSGWVAAMFICGIGLSYIF, from the coding sequence GTGTATTTACGTTATTTTGGTCTGACCGAAAAACCGTTTTCGATAGCACCAAACCCGGAGTTTTTGTTCTTAAGCGAACGCCATAAGGAAGCGCTTGCTCATCTGACTTATGGCCTGGGTGATGCCGGAGGCTTTGTGTTGCTGACCGGTGAAGTTGGCACAGGTAAAACAACCGTAACCCGCAGCATGCTGGCGCAATTGCCTGATTCCACGCAGGTGGCATTTATTCTGAACCCGGCGTTGTCGGAAATGGAATTGCTGGCAAGCATCTGTGACGAGCTGAATATTGACTATGATGCGGATAATGCCACCCTCAAATCTCTCACCGATGTGATTAAGGCGCGGTTGCTGGATAACCATCATCAGGGTGGTCACACCATGCTGATCATTGATGAAGCGCAACACCTGGCCGCTGAGGTGCTGGAGCAGTTGCGATTACTTACTAATCTGGAGACCGACCATAAAAAACTGTTGCAGATTGTGCTGGTGGGCCAGCCGGAATTACAGCAGCTGCTAAAGCGTAATGAATTGCGCCAGCTGGCACAACGGATTACGGCACGCTATCACTTATTGCCGCTGACGGAATCTCAGGTCTTTGCTTACGTGAAGCATCGCCTTAATAAGGCTGGCTGTCAGACCAGCCTGTTTGAGCCTCAGGCCATTGCTTACATGCATCAGGTTACTGCCGGGATCCCAAGGCTAATTAACTTACTGGCAGACCGCTGTTTGCTGGGCGCGTATTCCGCACAACAGCAACTGGTCACCAAAGCGATTGCAGTGCAGGCTGCCAAAGAGGCCCTGCCGTTGGATCTGGTGCCACAGTCCAGTAAGAAGTCGGTGAATATGCCGGTGCTGGTGTCTGGTTGGGTAGCTGCCATGTTTATTTGTGGCATCGGTCTTTCTTATATTTTTTAG
- a CDS encoding tRNA nucleotidyltransferase, with product MKIYLVGGAVRDELLGRPILERDYVVVGSTPEQMEALGYQQVGKDFPVFLHPESKDEHALARTERKQGQGYTGFICDFAPSITLEEDLMRRDLTVNAIARDQDGSLIDPYHGQQDLDARVLRHVSNAFGEDPLRVLRVARFAARYHHLGFTIAPETQALMQHMVDNGELATLTKERVWQEIEKSLKDGAIEVFSEVLASLSALPLVMPWLNDWTGADSQCLKAHIAQLNPQDNDFLLMSFALWQCQAQLDGYNLEQDFKIPKAYCEALRDLQAVLPVLQGAQWQPQTIMQIFSLLDASRRPQRLTLLCKIAKALSTELANRCDMLAHALSLAANVKAQDVIALGFKGPQIKTEMDKLKLQAIQVLFD from the coding sequence ATGAAAATTTACCTGGTCGGCGGCGCAGTACGTGATGAACTCCTTGGACGCCCTATTCTGGAACGCGATTACGTGGTCGTTGGCAGCACACCTGAGCAAATGGAAGCACTTGGTTATCAGCAGGTTGGCAAAGACTTCCCGGTATTTTTACACCCAGAAAGTAAAGATGAACATGCACTCGCCCGGACTGAGCGCAAGCAAGGTCAGGGCTATACCGGGTTTATCTGTGATTTCGCGCCCAGCATCACACTGGAAGAAGATTTAATGCGTCGCGACCTCACTGTCAATGCCATTGCCCGAGATCAAGATGGCAGTCTGATTGACCCGTATCACGGCCAACAAGATCTCGATGCGCGGGTACTGCGCCATGTCAGTAATGCGTTTGGAGAGGATCCGTTGCGGGTCTTACGGGTTGCCCGCTTCGCCGCCCGTTACCATCATCTAGGTTTTACCATTGCCCCTGAAACACAGGCGCTGATGCAGCATATGGTGGATAATGGCGAATTGGCAACACTCACCAAAGAGCGAGTGTGGCAGGAAATTGAAAAATCACTCAAAGACGGTGCCATCGAAGTTTTTTCTGAGGTATTGGCCAGCCTGAGTGCACTTCCTTTGGTAATGCCATGGCTGAATGATTGGACAGGTGCCGACAGTCAATGCCTCAAAGCCCACATTGCTCAGCTTAATCCACAAGATAATGACTTCCTGCTGATGAGTTTTGCCTTATGGCAATGTCAGGCGCAACTGGACGGTTACAATCTGGAGCAGGACTTTAAAATCCCTAAAGCCTATTGTGAGGCTCTGCGCGACCTGCAGGCAGTATTACCTGTATTACAAGGCGCCCAGTGGCAGCCGCAGACCATTATGCAAATTTTCAGCTTACTGGACGCATCACGCCGCCCACAGCGACTAACTTTGCTCTGTAAAATTGCCAAAGCACTTAGTACTGAGCTGGCCAATCGTTGCGATATGCTAGCGCACGCCCTTTCGCTTGCTGCAAATGTAAAAGCACAAGATGTCATTGCACTAGGCTTTAAGGGGCCACAAATCAAAACCGAAATGGACAAGTTAAAATTACAGGCCATACAAGTTTTGTTTGACTGA